From one Takifugu rubripes chromosome 14, fTakRub1.2, whole genome shotgun sequence genomic stretch:
- the LOC105417327 gene encoding centromere protein F isoform X2, which yields MSWATEDWTVGLSGHVAHKVKELQVHQERLSRENKQKQLQIDNICTSLEKQNAKNEEVRGELQSVQRELQLVRDEAKAAAISRERLGQELQTKQAQVCSLEGQLDAARTLNNKLSQEVKRLEAEQEKLQNSRRSTDATPFSTPCWSATSPWEHSGNRKEERSGSRDEQHNRGHNSRRLHFSDINTPQRHPSDQSESFSTPLVVFPWERDDTRPATRRQSPISPQTPCADVFGQGKAEQGDCGKEKDSWKETDASVSALQARMAALEEELSSKAALIKSIQNEMVTSKKELAAKEISVQRARDELSCAHTRMAQENERASGAEQRLKQLQEELKCQRQNAESSRLQHQQRTKDLEKQHQRDLTELQKERQCLEKQHQQEVNKLNQELQQARTLHNALQAQADKVSLQKQTLEKELETLKEKQKWTEGQLQESQNKEAQTHTKLMAAVREAEGVAVSLEQSRKKEGALEEEGRRLAEELTDALRLVKELQDQKAAPAPVVQPVQFCPVGQSFSSATSQSRNARPLSQIKPAVESNREVKRRVEISSSYPADREPGEGIDSEHIAALIPPECKTFPREGHTIKNEDKNCENCSDKADTVSSFDYDTSPSNLIDGNQGSLLSSAEKAPVLISEGASVLEDVKRENTALRSELRDAREELQRRLDDLESQRRAEAEARTRVKQLSRKLASQSAEKVEQDKEWREKVEREKAETEKLRKSIAALEVEVKKGKNERQEAEEDEKYKALEDRENEMIELNSTLKKQLSEVKAQLALEREEKKREEEEKTQITNTIIDEKNELNMKLEELKAELQQLKRCNNDSPVEEKLTVSSSPLLYLTLHDDVLHSNNLPSPEQHLLFCQSANQHNTLVSQATAPLIQEQQTVIDAEHSPQVTSDGPNIRTNPSVTHPDDSIPSDWENEVERLQKENVKETERANQYQFKLEALQSQVTYQTKQLTTEFEKQSQYIVCLLAELQQKDSGLLSLEEELQHCKQELELFKSQKEEDENNVTFEEDKQQKQVGQEERSPEAFELRPSDKKVQITCDPDRLTPVGDNEKSWSCEQGAESVGLDKTRRSPDRVEVEFSQGGATADVAAALPALQQNKQLSQQEISDFTSNDRQGMHTEQPQEEKSRPQDQSPITAALLCSAERRSPSRPHDIMAEEGMQLEGSSAPEKRSLEWGDEAVEGETKAACEPEINRLEEQVVELHAKLRALTTVARHQAEELSVWRLTSQPPPVFDISNTEDQDQISGVSQSQSNQYHTEEGLTLAGLENHCKVTVARTDELLLSCSSNKLQGYMLNYSVQQNNIPETSLHPLKMIPSLQKSDRDENGEKECEREKLELSNPHQHKEDSDTWVSSEGTKSANLENPEDTPDAFLLDNEMTTKVSLDRAFRTGRSVSSQTEDSYCPPAAPATSGFQCAYTQTEDEEEEEDEDVSVESPPASSPAWMPESGNQVLFSGAFPIPADPARLAERIRRNRTQLSAAFDDTEYEPYGLPEVVMKGFADIPSGPSCPYIVRRGLLGTTVVPVDQRVQDQEETD from the exons ATGAGCTGGGCTACAGAGGACTGGACTGTGGGGCTTTCTGGGCATGTTGCTCACAaagtgaaggagctgcaggtccATCAGGAGCGACTGTCAAGAGAGAACAagcagaaacagctgcagaTAGATAACATCTGTACTAGCCTCGAAAAACAAAACGCAAAG AATGAGGAAGTGCGTGGAGAGCTTCAGTCTGTGCAGAGAGAACTCCAGCTGGTTCGAGATGAAGCGAAAgcagcagccatcagcagggAGCGTCTGGGCCAGGAGCTTCAGACCAAGCAGGCCCAAGTGTGCTCCTTGGAGGGTCAGCTGGATGCTGCTCGCACGCTCAACAATAAACTGTCCCAAGAAGTCAAAAG gCTGGAGGCagaacaggagaagctgcagaacagCAGGAGGTCAACAGACGCAACTCCATTTTCTACACCGTGCTGGAGCGCCACCTCTCCCTGGGAACACAGTG GAAACAGAAAGGAGGAAAGGTCGGGGTCCAGAGATGAACAACACAACCGAGGGCACAACAGCCGA CGGCTCCACTTCTCTGACATAAACACACCCCAGCGTCATCCATCTGATCAATCTGAATCCTTCTCCACTCCTTTGGTTGTGTTTCCGTGGGAACGGGATGACACTAGGCCTGCAACCAGGAGACAGTCCCCGATCTCTCCCCAGACGCCTTGTGCTGACGTCTTCGGTCAAGGGAAGGCAGAGCAGGGGGATTGTGGGAAGGAAAAAGACTCATGGAAAGAGACAGATG CATCAGTCTCAGCATTGCAGGCCCGTATGGCTGCTCTTGAAGAGGAGCTGTCCTCGAAGGCTGCCTTAATTAAGTCCATCCAGAATGAAATGGTGACAAGTAAGAAGGAGCTCGCTGCCAAGGAGATTAGCGTTCAAAGAGCCCGTGATGAGCTCAGCTGTGCTCACACACGTATGGCCCAAGAAAACGAACGG GCATCAGGAGCTGAGCAAAGGCTGAAGCAGCTGCAAGAAGAGCTAAAGTGTCAAAGACAAAATGCAGAGAGCAGTCGCCTGCAGCACCAACAGCGCACCAAGGACCTGGAGAAGCAACATCAGAGG GATTTGACGGAGCTTCAGAAAGAGAGGCAGTGTCTGGAGaaacagcaccagcaggaggtgAATAAGCTCAAccaagagctgcagcaggccaGGACACTTCACAACGCTCTGCAGGCGCAGGCAGACAAG GTGTCTCTACAGAAGCAAACACTTGAGAAAGAACTGGAGACACtaaaggagaagcagaaatGGACAGAGGGACAGTTGCAGGAGAGCCAGAACAAGGAGGCCCAGACACACACCAAACTGATG GCAGCGGTGCGTGAGGCCGAGGGTGTGGCAGTCAGtctggagcagagcagaaagaaggaaggagctctggaggaggaggggaggagactggcagaggagctgactgacGCCCTTCGTCTTGTCAAAGAACTGCAGG ATCAAAAAGCTGCACCGGCCCCTGTTGTCCAGCCTGTCCAGTTTTGTCCTGTTGGACAAAGTTTCTCCTCTGCGACTTCTCAGTCTCGTAATGCTCGACCATTATCTCAGATCAAGCCAGCTGTTGAATCAAACAGGGAGGTGAAGAGAAGGGTTGAGATTTCTTCCTCTTATCCCGCTGACAGAGAGCCGGGAGAGGGTATTGACTCTGAACACATTGCTGCTCTAATTCCTCCAGAATGTAAAACTTTTCCAAGGGAAGGACACACTATAAAAAATGAGGACAAGAACTGCGAAAACTGTAGCGACAAGGCTGACACAGTCTCTAGCTTTGATTATGATACTTCCCCCAGCAATTTAATTGATGGGAATCAGGGCAGTTTGCTGTCTTCTGCCGAAAAGGCACCTGTTCTTATATCTGAAGGGGCCAGTGTATTGGAGGACGTCAAGAGGGAGAATACTGCACTGCGGTCAGAGCTTCGCGATGCACGGGAAGAACTACAGAGACGTCTGGACGACCTGGAGTCTCAACGGCGGGCCGAGGCAGAGGCCAGGACCCGGGTCAAGCAGCTCAGCCGTAAACTGGCCAGCCAGTCCGCAGAGAAGGTGGAGCAAGACAAGGAATGGAGGGAAAAAGTGGAGCGAGAGAAGGCTGAGACCGAGAAGCTGAGGAAAAGCATCGCTGCTTTGGAGGTGGAGgtaaagaaaggaaagaatgagaggcaggaagcagaggaggatgagaaatATAAAGCCCTGGAAGACCGGGAGAATGAGATGATAGAACTCAATTCCACACTAAAGAAGCAGCTGTCAGAGGTGAAAGCCCAACTGGCTTTGGAAcgggaagagaaaaagagagaggaagaggagaagactCAAATAACAAACACCATCATTGATGAGAAGAATGAACTGAATATGAAACTGGAGGAGCTTAAGGCTGAGTTGCAGCAGCTGAAACGCTGCAATAATGATTCACCGGTGGAAGAAAAACTGACAGTTTCCAGCAGCCCGCTCTTGTATCTGACGCTGCACGATGATGTGCTCCACTCCAACAACCTCCCTTCACCAGAGCAGCACCTCCTTTTTTGCCAGTCCGCCAACCAGCACAACACACTGGTATCCCAGGCAACGGCGCCTCTCATCCAGGAACAACAAACAGTGATAGATGCTGAGCACTCCCCACAGGTGACCTCTGATGGACCAAACATCAGAACGAACCCTTCAGTTACTCATCCCGATGATTCCATTCCCTCTGACTGGGAAAATGAGGTGGAGCGCCTTCAGAAGGAAAATGTAAAGGAGACAGAACGTGCTAACCAATACCAGTTTAAACTGGAAGCTCTGCAGAGCCAG GTGACCTATCAGACCAAACAGTTAACCACAGAGTTTGAGAAGCAGAGTCAGTACATCGTCTGCCTTctagctgagctgcagcagaaggacaGCGGCCTCCTCAGCCTGGAAGAGGAACTGCAGCACTGCAAGCAAGAGTTGGAGCTATTCAAGTCccaaaaagaagaagatgaaaacaATGTGACATTTGAAgaggacaaacaacaaaaacaggtgGGACAAGAAGAACGCTCCCCAGAGGCCTTTGAGCTTCGTCCCAGTGATAAAAAGGTGCAGATCACGTGTGATCCTGACAGACTGACACCTGTTGGTGACAATGAAAAGTCATGGTCCTGTGAGCAGGGTGCAGAATCTGTTGGATTGGACAAGACACGGCGAAGCCCTGACAGAGTGGAGGTAGAGTTTAGTCAGGGTGGAGCAACAGCAGACGTAGCTGCAGCTCTACCTGCACTCCAACagaacaagcagctttcacaacAAGAAATATCAGACTTTACCTCAAATGACCGACAAGGGATGCACACTGAACAACCACAAGAAGAGAAAAGCCGACCCCAGGACCAAAGCCCCATAACTGCTGCACTGCTCTGCTCGGCAGAACGCAGGTCACCTTCTAGGCCACATGACATCATGGCCGAGGAAGGAATGCAGCTTGAAGGGAGCTCTGCTCCAGAGAAAAGGAGTTTAGAATGGGGAGATGAGGCAGTTGAAGGAGAGACAAAGGCAGCATGTGAGCCTGAGATTAACCGCCTCGAGGAACAG GTGGTGGAGCTCCACGCGAAGCTACGGGCTCTGACTACTGTAGCTCGACACCAAGCAGAGGAACTCTCTGTTTGGAGACTGACCTCGCAGCCACCTCCTGTATTTGACATCTCCAACACAGAAGACCAGGATCAGATCTCAGGAGTCAGCCAGTCCCAGTCAAACCAGTATCACACTGAGGAAGGTCTGACTCTGGCTGGTCTGGAGAACCATTGTAAGGTCACGGTGGCTAGAACAGATGAGCTCCTCCTCTCATGCTCCTCCAACAAACTGCAGGGATACATGTTGAACTACAG TGTTCAACAGAACAATATCCCCGAAACAAGTCTCCATCCCTTGAAAATGATTCCATCGCTTCAAAAATCAGATCGGGATGAAAATGGTGAAAAG GAGTGTGAACGTGAAAAGCTAGAGCTGTCAAATCCCCATCAGCACAAAGAGGACTCAGACACTTGGGTGTCCTCTGAGGGGACCAAATCAGCCAACCTGGAGAATCCCGAGGACACACCAGATGCTTTCTTATTAGACAATGAAATGACAACCAAAGTGTCCTTGGACAGAGCTTTCAGGACAGGAAGGAGTGTCAGCAGTCAAACGGAGGACAGTTAttgtcctccagctgctcctgcaacGTCTGGATTTCAATGTGCGTACACACAGactgaggacgaggaggaggaggaagatgaagacgtGTCTGTGGAATCTCCTCCAGCGTCTTCCCCTGCATGGATGCCAGAATCTGGGAACCAGGTGCTGTTTTCCGGTGCATTTCCCATCCCAGCTGACCCAGCCCGCCTCGCTGAGAGAATCCGCCGTAACAGGACGCAGCTGTCTGCCGCTTTTGACGACACTGAATACGAACCCTACGGACTTCCTGAAGTAGTCATGaaag ggTTTGCAGACATCCCCAGCGGTCCCTCTTGTCCCTATATTGTGAGACGGGGTCTATTAGGGACGACGGTCGTACCCGTGGATCAGAGAGTCCAGGATCAGGAGGAGACGGACTAA
- the LOC105417327 gene encoding centromere protein F isoform X1, producing the protein MSWATEDWTVGLSGHVAHKVKELQVHQERLSRENKQKQLQIDNICTSLEKQNAKNEEVRGELQSVQRELQLVRDEAKAAAISRERLGQELQTKQAQVCSLEGQLDAARTLNNKLSQEVKRLEAEQEKLQNSRRSTDATPFSTPCWSATSPWEHSGNRKEERSGSRDEQHNRGHNSRQRLHFSDINTPQRHPSDQSESFSTPLVVFPWERDDTRPATRRQSPISPQTPCADVFGQGKAEQGDCGKEKDSWKETDASVSALQARMAALEEELSSKAALIKSIQNEMVTSKKELAAKEISVQRARDELSCAHTRMAQENERASGAEQRLKQLQEELKCQRQNAESSRLQHQQRTKDLEKQHQRDLTELQKERQCLEKQHQQEVNKLNQELQQARTLHNALQAQADKVSLQKQTLEKELETLKEKQKWTEGQLQESQNKEAQTHTKLMAAVREAEGVAVSLEQSRKKEGALEEEGRRLAEELTDALRLVKELQDQKAAPAPVVQPVQFCPVGQSFSSATSQSRNARPLSQIKPAVESNREVKRRVEISSSYPADREPGEGIDSEHIAALIPPECKTFPREGHTIKNEDKNCENCSDKADTVSSFDYDTSPSNLIDGNQGSLLSSAEKAPVLISEGASVLEDVKRENTALRSELRDAREELQRRLDDLESQRRAEAEARTRVKQLSRKLASQSAEKVEQDKEWREKVEREKAETEKLRKSIAALEVEVKKGKNERQEAEEDEKYKALEDRENEMIELNSTLKKQLSEVKAQLALEREEKKREEEEKTQITNTIIDEKNELNMKLEELKAELQQLKRCNNDSPVEEKLTVSSSPLLYLTLHDDVLHSNNLPSPEQHLLFCQSANQHNTLVSQATAPLIQEQQTVIDAEHSPQVTSDGPNIRTNPSVTHPDDSIPSDWENEVERLQKENVKETERANQYQFKLEALQSQVTYQTKQLTTEFEKQSQYIVCLLAELQQKDSGLLSLEEELQHCKQELELFKSQKEEDENNVTFEEDKQQKQVGQEERSPEAFELRPSDKKVQITCDPDRLTPVGDNEKSWSCEQGAESVGLDKTRRSPDRVEVEFSQGGATADVAAALPALQQNKQLSQQEISDFTSNDRQGMHTEQPQEEKSRPQDQSPITAALLCSAERRSPSRPHDIMAEEGMQLEGSSAPEKRSLEWGDEAVEGETKAACEPEINRLEEQVVELHAKLRALTTVARHQAEELSVWRLTSQPPPVFDISNTEDQDQISGVSQSQSNQYHTEEGLTLAGLENHCKVTVARTDELLLSCSSNKLQGYMLNYSVQQNNIPETSLHPLKMIPSLQKSDRDENGEKECEREKLELSNPHQHKEDSDTWVSSEGTKSANLENPEDTPDAFLLDNEMTTKVSLDRAFRTGRSVSSQTEDSYCPPAAPATSGFQCAYTQTEDEEEEEDEDVSVESPPASSPAWMPESGNQVLFSGAFPIPADPARLAERIRRNRTQLSAAFDDTEYEPYGLPEVVMKGFADIPSGPSCPYIVRRGLLGTTVVPVDQRVQDQEETD; encoded by the exons ATGAGCTGGGCTACAGAGGACTGGACTGTGGGGCTTTCTGGGCATGTTGCTCACAaagtgaaggagctgcaggtccATCAGGAGCGACTGTCAAGAGAGAACAagcagaaacagctgcagaTAGATAACATCTGTACTAGCCTCGAAAAACAAAACGCAAAG AATGAGGAAGTGCGTGGAGAGCTTCAGTCTGTGCAGAGAGAACTCCAGCTGGTTCGAGATGAAGCGAAAgcagcagccatcagcagggAGCGTCTGGGCCAGGAGCTTCAGACCAAGCAGGCCCAAGTGTGCTCCTTGGAGGGTCAGCTGGATGCTGCTCGCACGCTCAACAATAAACTGTCCCAAGAAGTCAAAAG gCTGGAGGCagaacaggagaagctgcagaacagCAGGAGGTCAACAGACGCAACTCCATTTTCTACACCGTGCTGGAGCGCCACCTCTCCCTGGGAACACAGTG GAAACAGAAAGGAGGAAAGGTCGGGGTCCAGAGATGAACAACACAACCGAGGGCACAACAGCCGA CAGCGGCTCCACTTCTCTGACATAAACACACCCCAGCGTCATCCATCTGATCAATCTGAATCCTTCTCCACTCCTTTGGTTGTGTTTCCGTGGGAACGGGATGACACTAGGCCTGCAACCAGGAGACAGTCCCCGATCTCTCCCCAGACGCCTTGTGCTGACGTCTTCGGTCAAGGGAAGGCAGAGCAGGGGGATTGTGGGAAGGAAAAAGACTCATGGAAAGAGACAGATG CATCAGTCTCAGCATTGCAGGCCCGTATGGCTGCTCTTGAAGAGGAGCTGTCCTCGAAGGCTGCCTTAATTAAGTCCATCCAGAATGAAATGGTGACAAGTAAGAAGGAGCTCGCTGCCAAGGAGATTAGCGTTCAAAGAGCCCGTGATGAGCTCAGCTGTGCTCACACACGTATGGCCCAAGAAAACGAACGG GCATCAGGAGCTGAGCAAAGGCTGAAGCAGCTGCAAGAAGAGCTAAAGTGTCAAAGACAAAATGCAGAGAGCAGTCGCCTGCAGCACCAACAGCGCACCAAGGACCTGGAGAAGCAACATCAGAGG GATTTGACGGAGCTTCAGAAAGAGAGGCAGTGTCTGGAGaaacagcaccagcaggaggtgAATAAGCTCAAccaagagctgcagcaggccaGGACACTTCACAACGCTCTGCAGGCGCAGGCAGACAAG GTGTCTCTACAGAAGCAAACACTTGAGAAAGAACTGGAGACACtaaaggagaagcagaaatGGACAGAGGGACAGTTGCAGGAGAGCCAGAACAAGGAGGCCCAGACACACACCAAACTGATG GCAGCGGTGCGTGAGGCCGAGGGTGTGGCAGTCAGtctggagcagagcagaaagaaggaaggagctctggaggaggaggggaggagactggcagaggagctgactgacGCCCTTCGTCTTGTCAAAGAACTGCAGG ATCAAAAAGCTGCACCGGCCCCTGTTGTCCAGCCTGTCCAGTTTTGTCCTGTTGGACAAAGTTTCTCCTCTGCGACTTCTCAGTCTCGTAATGCTCGACCATTATCTCAGATCAAGCCAGCTGTTGAATCAAACAGGGAGGTGAAGAGAAGGGTTGAGATTTCTTCCTCTTATCCCGCTGACAGAGAGCCGGGAGAGGGTATTGACTCTGAACACATTGCTGCTCTAATTCCTCCAGAATGTAAAACTTTTCCAAGGGAAGGACACACTATAAAAAATGAGGACAAGAACTGCGAAAACTGTAGCGACAAGGCTGACACAGTCTCTAGCTTTGATTATGATACTTCCCCCAGCAATTTAATTGATGGGAATCAGGGCAGTTTGCTGTCTTCTGCCGAAAAGGCACCTGTTCTTATATCTGAAGGGGCCAGTGTATTGGAGGACGTCAAGAGGGAGAATACTGCACTGCGGTCAGAGCTTCGCGATGCACGGGAAGAACTACAGAGACGTCTGGACGACCTGGAGTCTCAACGGCGGGCCGAGGCAGAGGCCAGGACCCGGGTCAAGCAGCTCAGCCGTAAACTGGCCAGCCAGTCCGCAGAGAAGGTGGAGCAAGACAAGGAATGGAGGGAAAAAGTGGAGCGAGAGAAGGCTGAGACCGAGAAGCTGAGGAAAAGCATCGCTGCTTTGGAGGTGGAGgtaaagaaaggaaagaatgagaggcaggaagcagaggaggatgagaaatATAAAGCCCTGGAAGACCGGGAGAATGAGATGATAGAACTCAATTCCACACTAAAGAAGCAGCTGTCAGAGGTGAAAGCCCAACTGGCTTTGGAAcgggaagagaaaaagagagaggaagaggagaagactCAAATAACAAACACCATCATTGATGAGAAGAATGAACTGAATATGAAACTGGAGGAGCTTAAGGCTGAGTTGCAGCAGCTGAAACGCTGCAATAATGATTCACCGGTGGAAGAAAAACTGACAGTTTCCAGCAGCCCGCTCTTGTATCTGACGCTGCACGATGATGTGCTCCACTCCAACAACCTCCCTTCACCAGAGCAGCACCTCCTTTTTTGCCAGTCCGCCAACCAGCACAACACACTGGTATCCCAGGCAACGGCGCCTCTCATCCAGGAACAACAAACAGTGATAGATGCTGAGCACTCCCCACAGGTGACCTCTGATGGACCAAACATCAGAACGAACCCTTCAGTTACTCATCCCGATGATTCCATTCCCTCTGACTGGGAAAATGAGGTGGAGCGCCTTCAGAAGGAAAATGTAAAGGAGACAGAACGTGCTAACCAATACCAGTTTAAACTGGAAGCTCTGCAGAGCCAG GTGACCTATCAGACCAAACAGTTAACCACAGAGTTTGAGAAGCAGAGTCAGTACATCGTCTGCCTTctagctgagctgcagcagaaggacaGCGGCCTCCTCAGCCTGGAAGAGGAACTGCAGCACTGCAAGCAAGAGTTGGAGCTATTCAAGTCccaaaaagaagaagatgaaaacaATGTGACATTTGAAgaggacaaacaacaaaaacaggtgGGACAAGAAGAACGCTCCCCAGAGGCCTTTGAGCTTCGTCCCAGTGATAAAAAGGTGCAGATCACGTGTGATCCTGACAGACTGACACCTGTTGGTGACAATGAAAAGTCATGGTCCTGTGAGCAGGGTGCAGAATCTGTTGGATTGGACAAGACACGGCGAAGCCCTGACAGAGTGGAGGTAGAGTTTAGTCAGGGTGGAGCAACAGCAGACGTAGCTGCAGCTCTACCTGCACTCCAACagaacaagcagctttcacaacAAGAAATATCAGACTTTACCTCAAATGACCGACAAGGGATGCACACTGAACAACCACAAGAAGAGAAAAGCCGACCCCAGGACCAAAGCCCCATAACTGCTGCACTGCTCTGCTCGGCAGAACGCAGGTCACCTTCTAGGCCACATGACATCATGGCCGAGGAAGGAATGCAGCTTGAAGGGAGCTCTGCTCCAGAGAAAAGGAGTTTAGAATGGGGAGATGAGGCAGTTGAAGGAGAGACAAAGGCAGCATGTGAGCCTGAGATTAACCGCCTCGAGGAACAG GTGGTGGAGCTCCACGCGAAGCTACGGGCTCTGACTACTGTAGCTCGACACCAAGCAGAGGAACTCTCTGTTTGGAGACTGACCTCGCAGCCACCTCCTGTATTTGACATCTCCAACACAGAAGACCAGGATCAGATCTCAGGAGTCAGCCAGTCCCAGTCAAACCAGTATCACACTGAGGAAGGTCTGACTCTGGCTGGTCTGGAGAACCATTGTAAGGTCACGGTGGCTAGAACAGATGAGCTCCTCCTCTCATGCTCCTCCAACAAACTGCAGGGATACATGTTGAACTACAG TGTTCAACAGAACAATATCCCCGAAACAAGTCTCCATCCCTTGAAAATGATTCCATCGCTTCAAAAATCAGATCGGGATGAAAATGGTGAAAAG GAGTGTGAACGTGAAAAGCTAGAGCTGTCAAATCCCCATCAGCACAAAGAGGACTCAGACACTTGGGTGTCCTCTGAGGGGACCAAATCAGCCAACCTGGAGAATCCCGAGGACACACCAGATGCTTTCTTATTAGACAATGAAATGACAACCAAAGTGTCCTTGGACAGAGCTTTCAGGACAGGAAGGAGTGTCAGCAGTCAAACGGAGGACAGTTAttgtcctccagctgctcctgcaacGTCTGGATTTCAATGTGCGTACACACAGactgaggacgaggaggaggaggaagatgaagacgtGTCTGTGGAATCTCCTCCAGCGTCTTCCCCTGCATGGATGCCAGAATCTGGGAACCAGGTGCTGTTTTCCGGTGCATTTCCCATCCCAGCTGACCCAGCCCGCCTCGCTGAGAGAATCCGCCGTAACAGGACGCAGCTGTCTGCCGCTTTTGACGACACTGAATACGAACCCTACGGACTTCCTGAAGTAGTCATGaaag ggTTTGCAGACATCCCCAGCGGTCCCTCTTGTCCCTATATTGTGAGACGGGGTCTATTAGGGACGACGGTCGTACCCGTGGATCAGAGAGTCCAGGATCAGGAGGAGACGGACTAA